One Amorphoplanes digitatis genomic window carries:
- a CDS encoding aldo/keto reductase: MEFTRLGGSGLTVSRIGLGCMSFGDAAAGLHRWTLDEDAAAPFFRQAVELGVTFWDTANVYQGGTSEEFVGRAITRFSRREEIVLATKVSGRMHDGPGGSGLSRKAVLEQIDASLRRLGTDYVDVYYVHRFDAGTPVEETMRALDDVVRAGKVRYLGASSMWAWQFAKLQQAAVVNGWTTFTAMQDQYNVLKREEERDMIPMCLDQGVGLTPYSPLAKGRAARPWGRATARSSSDTVATAFDRDVDEPVVDAIQRVAEGRGVAMAQVALAWVLSKPVVSSPIVGATKPNHLRDAVAALALRLTDDEITELENPYRPQDNYWW, translated from the coding sequence GTGGAGTTCACGCGGCTGGGCGGCAGCGGGCTGACGGTGAGTCGCATCGGGCTGGGCTGCATGAGCTTCGGCGATGCCGCGGCCGGCCTGCATCGGTGGACCCTCGACGAGGATGCCGCGGCGCCGTTCTTCCGGCAGGCCGTCGAGCTGGGCGTGACGTTCTGGGACACCGCGAACGTCTACCAGGGCGGCACCTCGGAGGAGTTCGTCGGGCGGGCGATCACCCGGTTCTCCCGCCGGGAGGAGATCGTGCTGGCCACCAAGGTCAGCGGGAGGATGCACGACGGCCCGGGCGGCAGCGGCCTGTCCCGCAAGGCCGTCCTCGAACAGATCGACGCCTCGCTGCGACGGCTCGGCACCGACTACGTCGACGTCTACTACGTCCACCGCTTCGACGCCGGGACGCCGGTCGAGGAGACCATGCGGGCGCTCGACGACGTGGTCCGGGCCGGCAAGGTGCGCTATCTCGGCGCGTCGTCGATGTGGGCCTGGCAGTTCGCCAAGCTGCAACAGGCCGCCGTGGTGAACGGGTGGACCACCTTCACCGCGATGCAGGATCAGTACAACGTGCTCAAGCGCGAGGAGGAGCGGGACATGATCCCGATGTGCCTCGACCAGGGCGTCGGGCTGACCCCGTACTCGCCGCTGGCGAAGGGCCGGGCCGCCCGGCCGTGGGGCCGGGCCACCGCCCGGTCGTCGTCGGACACCGTCGCCACAGCGTTCGACCGCGACGTCGACGAACCGGTGGTGGACGCGATCCAGCGGGTCGCCGAGGGCCGCGGCGTCGCGATGGCCCAGGTGGCGCTGGCCTGGGTGCTGTCCAAGCCGGTCGTCTCCAGCCCGATCGTCGGCGCCACCAAGCCGAACCACCTGCGGGACGCGGTCGCCGCGCTCGCGCTCCGCCTCACCGACGACGAGATCACCGAGCTGGAGAACCCCTATCGGCCGCAGGACAACTATTGGTGGTGA
- a CDS encoding response regulator, translated as MSPIRIVVVDDHDVVRTAFAALLATQADFSVVATALDGEDAVAVCREHRPDLVLMDVRMPVLDGIEATRRILAESGEHGPRILILTTFDLDEHVYDALAAGASGFLLKDVTAERLFDAVRVVAAGEALLAPAITRRLVEEFARLRRQRRAPDGAGLGALTPRETEVLCLIAEGLSNPEIAARLVVGEETVKTHVSRVLGKLGLRDRTQAVVVAYESGLIVPGRRGPAATG; from the coding sequence ATGAGCCCCATCCGGATCGTCGTCGTCGATGATCACGACGTGGTGCGCACGGCATTCGCGGCCCTGCTCGCCACGCAGGCCGACTTCAGCGTGGTCGCCACCGCGCTCGACGGCGAGGACGCGGTGGCGGTGTGCCGGGAACACCGCCCGGACCTGGTGCTCATGGACGTCCGGATGCCGGTGCTCGACGGGATCGAGGCGACCCGCCGCATCCTGGCGGAGTCCGGCGAGCACGGGCCGCGCATCCTCATCCTCACCACGTTCGACCTGGACGAACACGTCTACGACGCGCTGGCCGCCGGCGCGAGCGGCTTCCTGCTCAAGGACGTCACCGCCGAGCGGCTGTTCGACGCGGTGCGGGTGGTGGCGGCGGGCGAGGCGCTGCTCGCGCCGGCCATCACCCGCCGGCTGGTGGAGGAGTTCGCCCGGCTGCGCCGGCAGCGTCGCGCGCCGGACGGTGCGGGACTCGGCGCGCTGACGCCCCGGGAGACCGAGGTGCTGTGCCTGATCGCCGAGGGGCTCTCGAACCCGGAGATCGCGGCCCGCCTGGTGGTCGGCGAGGAGACGGTGAAGACGCACGTGAGCCGGGTGCTGGGCAAGCTCGGGCTCCGGGACCGCACGCAGGCCGTCGTCGTCGCGTACGAGTCGGGCCTGATCGTGCCCGGGCGACGCGGACCCGCGGCGACCGGCTGA
- a CDS encoding sensor histidine kinase, with translation MRPTQENPVPGYRRMLEPAYWPYLLAAVLGCAALVEVAVREAGQPLTRPLGALLALAATAPIALVRAMPVVSAVLIAAVCLISPLIGYPPTVAVLVALGVACYVLGRQGHVRTAGVLIVPFVAYAAAPGVAMAAGGRTPSIAMLAVTAVAAVAGTARRAGAATARHEATDRAIADTLMEHVARGERARIARELHDVVAHHISMIAVQSDAARLTTPGMPAEGARRLVAIGETARAALTEMRRLLGVLREDAGTEVTRRPQPGLHQLNGLLDEARDLSAGSTRLIVHGGVVPLDPGIELVAYRIVQEALTNARRHAAGAAVDVELHYRPGTLLLRVRDNGPGPPPAGRTPGPGGHGLTGMRERAAMVGGSLTAGPAPIGGFLIEAVLPTTGGEE, from the coding sequence GTGCGGCCCACCCAGGAGAACCCCGTCCCGGGCTACCGCCGGATGCTCGAGCCGGCCTACTGGCCGTACCTGCTCGCCGCCGTGCTCGGCTGCGCCGCGCTGGTCGAGGTGGCGGTCCGCGAGGCCGGGCAGCCGCTGACCCGGCCGCTGGGCGCCCTGCTGGCCCTTGCCGCGACGGCGCCGATCGCGCTCGTGCGGGCGATGCCCGTGGTGTCGGCCGTGCTGATCGCGGCGGTGTGCCTGATCAGCCCGCTGATCGGCTACCCGCCCACGGTCGCCGTGCTGGTCGCGCTCGGGGTCGCCTGCTACGTCCTCGGCCGGCAGGGCCACGTCCGTACGGCCGGCGTGCTGATCGTGCCGTTCGTGGCCTACGCCGCCGCGCCCGGCGTCGCCATGGCGGCCGGCGGGCGCACGCCGTCGATCGCCATGCTGGCGGTGACCGCCGTCGCGGCGGTCGCCGGCACCGCCCGGCGGGCCGGCGCGGCCACCGCCCGGCACGAGGCCACCGACCGGGCCATCGCCGACACCCTGATGGAGCACGTGGCCCGGGGCGAGCGGGCCCGCATCGCCCGGGAGCTGCACGACGTCGTGGCCCACCACATCTCGATGATCGCGGTGCAGTCCGACGCCGCCCGGCTGACCACCCCGGGCATGCCGGCCGAGGGCGCCCGGCGGCTCGTCGCGATCGGCGAGACCGCCCGGGCGGCGCTGACCGAGATGCGCCGCCTGCTGGGTGTCCTGCGCGAGGACGCCGGCACCGAGGTCACCCGCCGGCCGCAGCCCGGCCTGCACCAGCTCAACGGCCTGCTGGACGAGGCGCGCGACCTGTCGGCCGGCAGCACCCGGCTGATCGTGCACGGCGGCGTCGTCCCGCTGGACCCGGGCATCGAGCTCGTCGCGTACCGGATCGTGCAGGAGGCGCTGACCAACGCGCGCCGGCACGCGGCCGGCGCCGCCGTCGACGTCGAGCTGCACTACCGGCCCGGCACCCTGCTGCTGCGGGTACGCGACAATGGTCCCGGGCCGCCGCCCGCCGGCCGGACGCCCGGCCCGGGCGGGCACGGCCTGACCGGCATGCGCGAGCGCGCCGCCATGGTCGGCGGCAGCCTCACCGCGGGGCCGGCGCCGATCGGCGGCTTCCTCATCGAGGCCGTCCTGCCGACAACCGGGGGCGAGGAATGA
- a CDS encoding ABC transporter permease subunit, producing MTAPGEAFGRLLLAEWTKLRSVRRWVITLFGVAALTVGVSVLAANGGSTDVNERPNFVVGPDGTAVTDGMEFVHQPITGDGSITVRVASLGKPPAERQASGGLAGSTLLPVGPWGGAGVIIKDGTRTGSAYASVLLTPAHGVRMQSNYKTDLAGEAGGGPRWLRLTRSGELITGHESADGTNWRRIGELTVPGLPREAQIGMFVSAEPEMRLLRQAGGTSVGGHAGKAVATFDNVQLSTSAGPWRADVVAMPAPPEPPGEPHKGDEGPQGDMTEANGTYTLTGTGKIGPEIPPDDMVQISLFGVLAGLMALIAVSVLFATSEYRRGMIRTTFLASPRRGRVLAAKALVLGAVTYVVGLAAAAAAFLITQPILREHGFAPPAFAKESLTDPAVVRALLLTAAFMTAVAVFSLALGTIMRRSAAAITTVIVLVILPVIVGSLLQAAPARWLMHVTLAGGFATQRAKPPSDTLVEPWSMIGPWTGLTVAGAYAGGALLLAWWLLRRRDA from the coding sequence ATGACCGCGCCGGGGGAGGCCTTCGGGCGGCTGCTGCTCGCCGAGTGGACCAAGCTGCGCTCGGTGCGCCGATGGGTGATCACCCTGTTCGGCGTCGCCGCGCTGACCGTCGGGGTCAGCGTGCTCGCCGCGAACGGCGGGTCCACCGACGTTAACGAGAGGCCCAACTTCGTGGTCGGGCCGGACGGCACCGCGGTCACCGACGGCATGGAGTTCGTACACCAGCCGATCACCGGCGACGGCTCGATCACCGTGCGGGTGGCCTCGCTGGGCAAGCCGCCGGCCGAGCGTCAGGCCTCCGGCGGACTGGCCGGCTCCACCCTGCTGCCGGTCGGGCCGTGGGGCGGTGCGGGCGTCATCATCAAGGACGGCACGCGCACCGGCTCGGCGTACGCCTCGGTGCTGCTCACCCCGGCACACGGCGTACGCATGCAGTCCAACTACAAGACCGACCTGGCCGGCGAGGCGGGCGGCGGGCCGCGCTGGCTGCGGCTGACCCGCAGCGGTGAGCTGATCACCGGGCACGAGTCGGCCGACGGGACGAACTGGCGCAGGATCGGTGAGCTGACCGTGCCCGGGCTGCCCCGCGAAGCCCAGATCGGCATGTTCGTGTCGGCCGAGCCCGAGATGAGGCTGCTGCGCCAGGCCGGCGGCACCTCGGTCGGCGGGCACGCCGGCAAGGCCGTCGCCACCTTCGACAACGTCCAGCTCTCCACCTCGGCCGGGCCGTGGCGCGCCGACGTGGTGGCCATGCCCGCGCCGCCGGAGCCCCCGGGCGAGCCGCACAAGGGCGACGAGGGGCCGCAGGGTGACATGACGGAGGCGAACGGCACCTACACCCTCACGGGTACCGGAAAGATCGGTCCCGAGATCCCGCCGGACGACATGGTGCAGATCTCGCTGTTCGGTGTGCTGGCGGGCCTCATGGCGCTGATCGCGGTCAGCGTGCTGTTCGCGACGTCGGAGTACCGGCGCGGGATGATCCGCACCACGTTCCTGGCCAGCCCGCGCCGCGGCCGGGTGCTCGCCGCGAAGGCCCTGGTGCTGGGCGCCGTCACCTACGTGGTCGGGCTGGCCGCGGCGGCGGCGGCGTTCCTGATCACCCAGCCGATCCTGCGGGAGCACGGCTTCGCCCCGCCCGCCTTCGCCAAGGAATCCCTGACCGACCCGGCCGTCGTCCGGGCGCTGCTGCTCACGGCGGCGTTCATGACCGCCGTCGCGGTGTTCAGCCTCGCCCTGGGCACGATCATGCGCCGCAGCGCCGCCGCCATCACGACCGTCATCGTGCTGGTGATCCTGCCGGTCATCGTCGGCTCGCTGTTGCAGGCGGCGCCCGCGCGCTGGCTGATGCACGTCACGCTCGCCGGCGGCTTCGCCACCCAGCGCGCCAAGCCGCCGAGCGACACCCTGGTCGAGCCGTGGTCGATGATCGGCCCGTGGACCGGCCTCACGGTCGCCGGCGCGTACGCGGGCGGCGCACTCCTGCTCGCGTGGTGGCTCCTGCGCCGGCGTGACGCATGA
- a CDS encoding 12-oxophytodienoate reductase, translating to MTTTLTTALGSLLTPTNLAGLPLSSRFAMAPMTRFRSPGGVPTPEVAAYYRRRAEHGIGLIISEGVLVGHPSAGHETTVPRMTAGAAEHGWLRVTGEVHAAGGRIAAQLWHLGSAREPVDGIAAWTPSGVPGDSHAMTLADIDTLLAAYADAARVAARAGFDAVEIHAAHGYLLDEFLWSHTNRRTDRFGGSPAARAAFPAEVIRAVRAAVPAEMPIIVRFSQFKERDYAARIAGSPAELAVLLDAFTAAGADVLHASQRDFAAPAFTGSPRNLAGWAKHLTGLPSITVGSIGLTRDFLGSGALRGLIERLDAGEFDLVALGRILLRNPAWVTLAAAGRLDEIHDYRKSDEDTYH from the coding sequence ATGACCACGACACTCACCACCGCGCTGGGCTCCCTCCTCACCCCGACCAACCTCGCCGGCCTGCCGCTGAGCAGCCGTTTCGCGATGGCGCCGATGACCCGGTTCCGCTCACCCGGCGGCGTGCCGACGCCCGAGGTCGCCGCCTACTACCGGCGCCGGGCCGAGCACGGCATCGGCCTGATCATCAGCGAGGGCGTGCTCGTCGGCCACCCCAGCGCCGGCCACGAGACCACCGTGCCGCGGATGACCGCCGGCGCGGCCGAGCACGGCTGGCTGCGGGTGACCGGCGAGGTGCACGCCGCCGGCGGCCGGATCGCCGCGCAGCTCTGGCACCTCGGCAGCGCGCGCGAACCGGTGGACGGGATCGCGGCCTGGACCCCTTCGGGCGTGCCCGGCGACAGCCACGCGATGACCCTCGCGGACATCGACACGCTGCTCGCCGCGTATGCCGACGCCGCCCGGGTGGCGGCCCGGGCCGGGTTCGACGCCGTGGAGATCCACGCCGCGCACGGCTACCTGCTCGACGAATTCCTCTGGTCGCACACCAACCGCCGCACCGACCGCTTCGGCGGTTCACCCGCCGCGCGGGCCGCGTTCCCGGCGGAGGTCATCCGGGCGGTCCGCGCGGCCGTTCCGGCCGAGATGCCGATCATCGTACGGTTCTCCCAGTTCAAGGAGCGGGACTACGCCGCCCGGATCGCCGGATCCCCCGCCGAGCTGGCGGTGCTGCTCGACGCCTTCACCGCGGCCGGCGCCGACGTGCTGCACGCCTCGCAGCGCGACTTCGCCGCACCGGCGTTCACCGGCTCGCCGCGCAACCTGGCCGGCTGGGCGAAGCACCTCACCGGCCTGCCCTCCATCACCGTCGGCTCGATCGGGCTGACCCGCGACTTCCTCGGCTCCGGCGCGCTGCGCGGCCTGATCGAGCGGCTCGACGCCGGCGAGTTCGACCTGGTCGCACTCGGACGCATCCTGCTGCGTAACCCGGCGTGGGTGACCCTCGCGGCGGCCGGACGGCTCGACGAGATCCACGACTACCGCAAGTCCGACGAGGACACCTACCACTGA
- a CDS encoding MerR family transcriptional regulator, producing MRIGDLTAATGASARSLRYYEEQGLLASERSAGGQRHYPESAVARVTLIQTLLAAGLSSSTIHDVLPCISEEAIRTPWLAERLRTELARVEDQISSLHRTRDILAGLVEQYVV from the coding sequence GTGCGCATCGGAGACCTGACGGCGGCGACCGGCGCCAGCGCGCGATCGTTGCGCTACTACGAGGAGCAGGGCCTGCTCGCGAGCGAGCGCAGCGCCGGCGGGCAGCGGCACTATCCGGAGTCGGCGGTCGCGCGCGTGACGCTGATACAGACCCTGCTCGCCGCCGGCCTGTCCAGCAGCACCATCCACGACGTGCTGCCGTGCATCTCCGAGGAGGCGATCCGCACGCCCTGGCTGGCCGAGCGGCTGCGCACGGAGCTGGCCCGGGTCGAGGACCAGATCAGCTCCCTGCACCGGACCCGCGACATCCTGGCCGGCCTGGTCGAGCAGTACGTCGTCTGA
- a CDS encoding helix-turn-helix domain-containing protein encodes MGTPLGNFIRAKRDSIRPQDVGLPVHQRRRAPGLRRTELAEQAGISVEYLTRIEQGRDRNPSPSIVNALADALRLDAAERTHLVYLAKITGGACARHARPAPPDRTVRPAVRRILDLLEPGIAFVTNRLGDVLANTGGFATIMRDTGLLDVEEPNLTRYVFTHPQARTTFADWDQIADEQVFNLWLGPSTESFEWFTADFATVAGAEFTRRLHHHIPPARVPLRVNHPQVHQLLWNTETLELPTADAQQLVVLLPADEATAAAVDRLLLRPHRNALRAV; translated from the coding sequence ATGGGTACGCCGCTGGGTAACTTCATCCGGGCCAAGCGCGACAGCATCCGCCCACAGGATGTGGGCCTGCCGGTCCACCAGCGACGACGTGCTCCGGGGCTACGCCGAACGGAACTGGCCGAGCAGGCCGGCATCAGCGTCGAATACCTCACCCGGATCGAGCAGGGCCGCGACCGCAACCCGTCGCCCTCCATCGTCAACGCCCTCGCCGACGCGCTCCGCCTCGATGCCGCGGAACGCACGCACCTGGTCTACCTTGCCAAGATCACCGGCGGCGCGTGCGCCCGGCATGCCCGGCCGGCGCCGCCCGACCGAACCGTGCGACCAGCCGTACGCCGGATACTCGACCTTCTCGAACCCGGCATCGCCTTCGTCACCAACCGGCTGGGCGACGTGCTCGCCAACACCGGCGGGTTCGCCACGATAATGCGCGACACCGGGTTGCTGGACGTCGAGGAGCCCAACCTCACCCGGTACGTCTTCACGCACCCGCAGGCCAGAACCACCTTCGCCGACTGGGACCAGATCGCCGACGAGCAGGTGTTCAACCTGTGGCTGGGTCCGTCGACCGAATCCTTCGAATGGTTCACGGCCGACTTCGCGACCGTCGCCGGCGCCGAGTTCACCCGGCGGCTGCACCACCACATCCCACCGGCCCGGGTGCCGCTGCGAGTCAACCACCCCCAGGTACACCAACTGCTGTGGAACACCGAGACCCTCGAACTACCCACCGCGGACGCCCAGCAACTGGTCGTTCTCCTTCCCGCCGACGAGGCGACCGCCGCGGCCGTCGACCGGCTGCTCCTACGTCCGCACCGCAACGCCCTCCGCGCGGTCTGA
- a CDS encoding SigE family RNA polymerase sigma factor, translating to MATDLETELQSFVEARYLHLRRTAYLLCGDWHRAEDLVQTALARVVVAARRRTIDNLDAYARTVLTRVYLDHRRRHPWRREGPLAEAHEQPAADGDRALSLTVLAALRALPPRQRAAVVLRYWEDRSTEETAEALGVAAGTVKSQCAKALATLRGSLAGIRPEMSVNGGGK from the coding sequence GTGGCTACGGACTTGGAGACCGAACTGCAGTCGTTCGTCGAGGCGAGATACCTGCACCTGCGGCGCACCGCGTACCTGCTCTGCGGTGACTGGCACCGGGCCGAGGACCTGGTGCAGACCGCGCTGGCCCGGGTGGTGGTCGCGGCGCGGCGGCGCACGATCGACAACCTCGACGCGTACGCACGGACCGTGCTGACCCGGGTCTACCTCGACCACCGGCGTCGTCATCCCTGGCGGCGCGAGGGGCCGCTGGCGGAGGCGCACGAGCAACCGGCCGCCGACGGCGACCGGGCGCTCTCCCTGACGGTCCTCGCGGCCCTGCGCGCGCTGCCGCCCCGGCAGCGCGCGGCGGTGGTGCTGCGCTACTGGGAGGACCGGAGCACCGAGGAGACCGCGGAGGCGCTGGGCGTCGCCGCCGGCACGGTCAAGAGCCAGTGCGCCAAGGCCCTGGCGACGCTGCGTGGCTCACTCGCCGGCATTCGGCCGGAGATGTCAGTGAATGGAGGCGGAAAGTGA
- a CDS encoding AAA family ATPase, protein MIVWINGTHGAGKTTTGALVQRLLPESRVFDAEKVGGMLMDITPGLPDTDNFQHWPPWRQLVVETARRVLDYTGGTLVMPMTVLVEQYWREISQGLARHDIPVRHFVLHADQDTLRGRIEGASIVPSPFRLKYLEPYAEAARTWLHGEAEVVDTTHLTPVQAAQWIVSALTTNSCPAADRGSPAR, encoded by the coding sequence ATGATCGTATGGATCAACGGCACCCACGGCGCGGGCAAGACGACGACCGGCGCGCTCGTGCAGCGGCTGCTCCCGGAGTCGCGGGTGTTCGACGCCGAGAAGGTCGGCGGGATGCTCATGGACATCACGCCGGGGCTGCCCGACACGGACAACTTCCAGCACTGGCCGCCGTGGCGGCAGCTCGTCGTCGAGACCGCCCGCCGGGTGCTCGACTACACCGGCGGCACGCTGGTGATGCCCATGACCGTCCTGGTCGAGCAGTACTGGCGCGAGATCAGCCAGGGCCTGGCCCGGCACGACATCCCGGTCCGGCACTTCGTCCTGCACGCCGACCAGGACACCCTCCGCGGCCGCATCGAGGGAGCGTCCATCGTGCCGTCGCCGTTCCGCCTCAAATACCTGGAGCCGTACGCCGAGGCGGCCCGCACCTGGCTGCACGGCGAGGCCGAGGTCGTCGACACCACGCACCTCACGCCCGTACAGGCCGCGCAGTGGATCGTCTCGGCGCTCACCACCAATAGTTGTCCTGCGGCCGATAGGGGTTCTCCAGCTCGGTGA
- a CDS encoding NADPH-dependent FMN reductase, translating to MTDKSRLVVIIGSVREGRFGPVVAAWVADRARAHGGFDVDVIDLAGVDIPLALPAAPPKFAGDDYPRPEGMKDVTRRLAEADAFLIVTPEYNHSYPASLKALIDWHFTQWTAKPAAFVSYGGAAGGRHAVLHLENVLTELHAVTIRDGLAFPNYFNAWQDGAPLDAAADGYAKTLLEQLSWWAQALRVARNAAPYPGGA from the coding sequence ATGACTGACAAGAGCAGACTCGTGGTAATCATCGGCAGCGTCCGCGAGGGCCGGTTCGGGCCGGTCGTCGCCGCCTGGGTGGCGGACCGGGCCCGGGCGCACGGCGGTTTCGATGTCGACGTCATCGATCTGGCCGGTGTGGACATTCCGTTGGCGCTGCCGGCCGCGCCGCCGAAGTTCGCCGGTGACGACTATCCCCGTCCCGAGGGCATGAAGGACGTCACGCGGAGGCTGGCGGAGGCCGACGCGTTCCTCATCGTCACGCCGGAGTACAACCACAGCTATCCGGCATCGCTGAAGGCGCTCATCGACTGGCATTTCACCCAGTGGACCGCCAAGCCGGCGGCGTTCGTCAGCTACGGCGGCGCGGCCGGCGGCCGGCACGCGGTCCTGCACCTGGAGAACGTGCTCACCGAACTGCACGCGGTGACCATTCGGGACGGGCTGGCCTTTCCCAACTACTTCAACGCCTGGCAGGACGGCGCACCGCTCGACGCCGCGGCGGACGGCTACGCGAAGACGCTGCTGGAACAGCTCTCGTGGTGGGCGCAGGCGCTGCGTGTTGCCCGCAACGCCGCGCCTTACCCGGGCGGGGCGTGA
- a CDS encoding ABC transporter permease, producing MSGSLCRALRAEWTKLRTLPSTGWLLLAAVGLTVLVGYAAAATLQVRECQAPLCYEDLTKISLVGVRLGQAAIVILAVLTVTTEYGTKMIKVTLAAVPGRMTVLAGKLGVVTAAAALAGAAGVLGTMLAARAVLPGNGFTAANGYRPLSLGDHLTLRAATGSVLYLCLVGVLGVGVGLLIRDTAGAVTTVLMLLYGSPMLALLISDPRWQHRIHRYSPMDAGLSIQTTRDFATAHIGPWAGIGVLAAYAGAAIVAGAIALRLRDA from the coding sequence ATGAGCGGTTCCCTGTGCAGGGCGCTGCGTGCCGAGTGGACCAAGCTGCGGACCCTGCCGAGCACCGGCTGGCTGCTGCTGGCCGCGGTCGGGCTCACGGTCCTCGTCGGCTACGCGGCCGCGGCGACCCTCCAGGTGCGGGAGTGCCAGGCGCCGCTCTGCTACGAGGACCTCACGAAGATCAGCCTGGTCGGGGTCCGCCTCGGCCAGGCGGCCATCGTCATCCTCGCGGTGCTGACCGTCACCACCGAGTACGGCACCAAAATGATCAAGGTGACGCTCGCGGCGGTCCCCGGCCGGATGACCGTGCTCGCGGGCAAGCTGGGCGTCGTCACGGCGGCCGCGGCGCTGGCCGGCGCGGCGGGCGTGCTCGGCACGATGCTCGCCGCCCGGGCGGTGCTGCCCGGCAACGGCTTCACGGCCGCGAACGGCTATCGGCCGCTGTCCCTCGGCGACCACCTGACGCTGCGGGCCGCCACCGGCAGCGTGCTCTACCTGTGCCTGGTCGGCGTGCTCGGTGTCGGGGTGGGCCTGCTGATCCGGGACACGGCCGGCGCGGTCACCACCGTGCTCATGCTGCTGTACGGCTCGCCGATGCTGGCCCTGCTGATCTCCGATCCGCGCTGGCAGCACCGCATCCACCGGTACTCGCCGATGGACGCGGGGCTCAGCATCCAGACGACGCGGGACTTCGCGACCGCGCACATCGGCCCCTGGGCCGGCATCGGCGTGCTCGCCGCGTACGCGGGCGCGGCGATCGTGGCCGGGGCGATCGCGCTCCGGCTGCGGGATGCCTGA
- a CDS encoding ABC transporter ATP-binding protein, with protein MPPTIEVSGVRKHFRSTVAVDGLTFTVRPGEVTGFVGPNGAGKSTTMRIILGLDAPDEGEALIDGQPYRSLRTPLLQVGALLDAAAVHPGRKARDHLLWLAHSNGIPRRRVGEVLDQVGLASAAGRRAGGYSLGMQQRLGIAAALLGDPPVLMFDEPVNGLDPDGIVWIRGLMRSLAAEGRVVFVSSHLMSELQDTADHLIVIGRGRLIADTSVSKLIAAASKDRVDVRTSRRADAMALLANAGGTVAAIDAEVLTVEGVTGERTAALLTEAGLPFSELRSHRASLEEAYMELTRDAVEFSVTEEEGR; from the coding sequence ATGCCACCAACCATCGAGGTAAGCGGCGTGCGCAAGCATTTCCGCAGCACCGTCGCCGTCGACGGCCTGACCTTCACCGTCCGCCCGGGGGAGGTGACCGGGTTCGTCGGGCCCAACGGCGCCGGCAAGTCCACCACCATGCGGATCATCCTCGGCCTCGACGCGCCGGACGAGGGCGAGGCGCTGATCGACGGGCAGCCGTACCGCAGCTTGCGCACCCCGCTGCTCCAGGTCGGCGCGCTGCTGGACGCCGCAGCCGTGCACCCCGGCCGCAAGGCCCGCGACCACCTGCTGTGGCTCGCGCACAGCAACGGGATTCCGCGGCGGCGCGTCGGCGAGGTCCTCGACCAGGTCGGGCTCGCCTCGGCCGCCGGCCGCCGGGCCGGCGGCTACTCCCTGGGCATGCAGCAGCGGCTGGGCATCGCCGCGGCGCTGCTGGGCGACCCGCCCGTACTGATGTTCGACGAGCCGGTGAACGGCCTCGACCCGGACGGCATCGTCTGGATCCGCGGCCTCATGCGCTCGCTCGCCGCCGAGGGGCGGGTGGTCTTCGTCTCGAGCCACCTGATGAGCGAGCTCCAGGACACCGCCGACCACCTGATCGTCATCGGCCGCGGCCGGCTCATCGCCGACACCAGCGTGTCCAAGCTGATCGCCGCGGCCTCGAAGGACCGCGTCGACGTGCGCACCTCCCGGCGCGCCGACGCGATGGCGCTGCTCGCCAACGCGGGCGGCACCGTCGCCGCGATCGACGCCGAGGTACTTACCGTCGAGGGCGTCACCGGCGAGCGGACCGCCGCCCTGCTCACCGAGGCCGGCCTGCCGTTCTCCGAGCTGCGGTCGCACCGCGCCTCGCTGGAGGAGGCGTACATGGAGCTCACCCGCGACGCGGTCGAGTTCAGCGTCACCGAGGAGGAGGGGCGATGA